In one Echinicola marina genomic region, the following are encoded:
- a CDS encoding RNA polymerase sigma-70 factor: protein MRIEDKLLLREIQKRNNEVFEALFHDYYAGLIKFAEGFVFDNEVCEDIVQNIFIYIWENAEFLNITTSFKSYLYKAVRNRSLNHLRNLKIEDKHHLLYIEASLNDPEMDMEDLEMIQKIESAIDALPPKMGKIFRLKYLEEKTVREIAAKMDVSENTIKTQLNRAKGKLRASLHQSLHINFLL, encoded by the coding sequence GTGAGGATCGAGGATAAACTATTATTAAGAGAAATTCAAAAGCGGAATAATGAAGTTTTTGAAGCGCTTTTTCACGATTATTATGCTGGATTGATAAAGTTTGCAGAGGGTTTTGTGTTTGATAATGAAGTTTGTGAGGATATTGTCCAAAATATTTTTATTTATATATGGGAAAATGCTGAGTTTTTGAATATTACTACTTCTTTTAAATCCTATCTGTACAAGGCTGTTAGAAATAGGTCGTTGAATCACCTAAGGAATCTTAAGATTGAAGATAAACATCACCTGCTGTATATTGAGGCCAGTTTAAATGATCCGGAGATGGATATGGAGGACCTTGAAATGATTCAAAAAATCGAAAGTGCGATAGATGCCCTTCCCCCTAAGATGGGAAAGATTTTTAGATTGAAGTATTTGGAGGAAAAGACGGTGAGGGAAATTGCCGCTAAAATGGATGTTTCAGAAAATACGATTAAAACACAATTGAACAGGGCCAAGGGGAAGCTCAGGGCCTCATTACATCAGTCCTTACACATAAATTTTTTGCTATAA
- a CDS encoding dienelactone hydrolase family protein — translation MKKLSRKDIKQEVFDLYDAYAHNKLDRREFMEKLSAYAVGGLSLSALTSFLMPNYADNIQVPLQDKSLNTETISYSSPKGGGEIKAQLSRPADTKVKLPGIVVVHENRGLNPYIADVGRRAAKAGFISIAPDALSPLGGYPGNDDEGREMQRKRDRNEMLEDFIAAFEYLKNHEECSGFVGVVGFCFGGWISNMMAVKVPALKAAVPFYGSQPPLEMVDQINAPLLLHYGELDQRVNVGWPDYEQALKANNKSYKAYVYPGANHGFHNDTTPRYDEAAAKLAWERTISFFKENLG, via the coding sequence ATGAAAAAACTAAGCAGAAAAGATATCAAACAGGAAGTTTTTGACCTATACGATGCCTATGCCCACAATAAACTGGATCGCCGGGAATTTATGGAAAAGCTCTCTGCCTATGCTGTGGGTGGACTCAGTCTGAGCGCTTTGACCAGCTTTTTAATGCCCAACTATGCAGACAATATCCAAGTGCCCTTACAGGACAAAAGCCTCAATACTGAAACAATCAGCTATTCCTCGCCAAAGGGTGGGGGAGAAATAAAAGCCCAACTTTCCAGACCAGCAGATACCAAAGTCAAACTACCGGGAATTGTGGTAGTTCACGAGAACCGTGGGCTCAACCCCTATATTGCAGATGTGGGCAGAAGAGCGGCCAAAGCTGGTTTCATCTCCATTGCACCGGATGCCCTAAGTCCATTGGGAGGCTATCCTGGCAATGACGATGAAGGCAGGGAAATGCAACGGAAAAGAGACAGGAATGAGATGCTTGAAGATTTTATTGCGGCCTTTGAGTACCTAAAAAACCATGAGGAATGTTCTGGTTTCGTGGGTGTGGTGGGCTTTTGCTTTGGGGGATGGATTTCAAATATGATGGCCGTAAAAGTACCAGCGTTAAAGGCTGCAGTGCCCTTTTACGGCAGTCAACCACCTCTTGAAATGGTCGATCAGATCAATGCCCCCTTACTCCTCCACTATGGAGAACTGGACCAAAGGGTAAATGTAGGGTGGCCTGATTATGAGCAAGCTTTAAAAGCAAACAATAAATCGTATAAAGCCTATGTTTATCCAGGTGCCAACCACGGCTTTCATAACGACACCACACCCCGCTATGACGAAGCTGCCGCCAAACTGGCTTGGGAAAGGACGATTAGTTTTTTCAAAGAGAATCTAGGGTAA
- a CDS encoding FecR family protein — translation MSKNSENIDFSIVWKKIHSELTVEEEDRLQGWLAESKDHKDYFDKVIAFYKNGSQFESETDLAKKAWPGFSKKINAQLPRRKSRPMFFWGAVAASIVLFFAILTILKPALFQEEIPMQVDSSIIPGSEKAILMMDDGSSYNLSSGKALSLEIDGAEISSQGTTLKYNSNKEVVKEVKYNTLVIPRGGQFNLTLADGSRVWLNAGSSLKYPTAFVGKDRVVELTGEAFFEVSRNKEKPFKVLSQGQVVQVLGTSFNISSYQEEGEIYTTLVEGKVNVYLEEVPENPLLLSPNQQSVFIKGQNTIEQRMVDVEEYISWKEGWFYFKDKPLEAIMQDMARWYDVTIKFDNEQAKKLPFTGKVRRYERLEDVLKLLEKTRDIKFKIERRTITIN, via the coding sequence GTGAGTAAAAATTCTGAAAATATTGATTTTTCAATTGTTTGGAAAAAAATCCATTCCGAGTTAACGGTCGAGGAAGAAGATCGCTTACAGGGCTGGTTGGCTGAAAGCAAAGATCATAAGGATTATTTTGACAAGGTGATAGCTTTTTATAAAAATGGTTCACAGTTTGAAAGCGAAACGGATCTTGCCAAGAAAGCTTGGCCAGGTTTTTCAAAAAAAATCAATGCTCAACTGCCCAGAAGAAAAAGTAGGCCTATGTTCTTCTGGGGGGCAGTGGCGGCATCTATAGTTTTATTTTTTGCCATTTTGACCATCCTAAAACCTGCACTTTTTCAAGAGGAAATCCCGATGCAGGTTGATTCATCCATTATTCCAGGATCAGAGAAAGCCATTCTTATGATGGATGATGGGAGCTCATATAATCTTTCGTCAGGTAAAGCTCTTAGTCTTGAAATAGACGGTGCGGAGATTTCCAGTCAAGGAACAACTCTCAAATACAATAGCAATAAAGAGGTGGTCAAAGAAGTGAAGTACAATACTTTGGTGATCCCTAGAGGCGGGCAGTTTAACTTGACTTTGGCAGATGGGTCCCGAGTATGGCTTAATGCAGGGTCTTCCTTGAAGTATCCGACTGCATTTGTGGGGAAAGATAGGGTGGTAGAGCTTACAGGGGAGGCCTTTTTTGAGGTTTCAAGGAACAAAGAAAAACCATTTAAGGTCCTTAGCCAAGGACAAGTCGTGCAAGTATTGGGGACTTCATTTAATATTTCCAGCTATCAGGAAGAAGGAGAAATCTACACTACTCTGGTAGAAGGAAAGGTCAATGTCTATTTGGAAGAAGTACCTGAAAACCCACTGCTATTGTCTCCAAACCAACAAAGTGTATTCATAAAAGGTCAAAATACCATTGAGCAAAGAATGGTGGATGTTGAAGAATATATTTCTTGGAAAGAAGGCTGGTTTTATTTCAAGGATAAGCCCCTGGAGGCAATCATGCAGGATATGGCTAGATGGTATGACGTCACCATAAAGTTTGATAATGAACAAGCCAAAAAGTTACCTTTTACTGGAAAGGTGAGGAGGTACGAAAGGCTGGAAGATGTGTTGAAATTATTGGAAAAAACCCGTGATATAAAGTTTAAAATAGAAAGGAGGACGATCACTATTAACTAA
- a CDS encoding glycoside hydrolase family 28 protein, protein MNRLSWFLRGICFIFLLGCSSPDVEVLFEELDLEVPFEMTSIKVPDFSLTNRYVITDFGAEKGDKMANSQAIATAISAANSNGGGTVVIPEGEWLTGKVHLKSNVNLHLEKGATLLFSGDPKDYLPAVQTTWEGMECFNYSPLIYAFGCENVAITGEGTLKAEMETWEKWFARPKPHMESLKLLYEQAAKDVAVKDRQFVNDTANFRPQFIQFNRCKNVLLEGVKIRNSPFWVIHPFMSNNVVIRKVDVYAHGHNNDGVDPEMSQNILIEDCVFDQGDDAIAVKAGRNQDAWRLNMPTKNVVIRNCLVKNGHQLLAIGSELSGGIENIYMENCEVEEGAKLNHLLFIKTNERRGGYVSNIIMKDIKSGKIDQGILGIETDVLYQWRDLVPTYERRLTSISDVQMTNIKAKDVQFVSRILADEEQPVENVLLQNIQVDSVREAEMVHENVLGFEWIK, encoded by the coding sequence ATGAATAGGCTAAGCTGGTTTTTAAGGGGGATTTGTTTCATTTTTTTGCTTGGATGCTCAAGTCCAGATGTAGAAGTGTTGTTTGAAGAGTTGGACTTGGAGGTACCTTTTGAAATGACTTCCATTAAGGTGCCTGACTTTAGTCTGACAAATCGGTATGTAATTACTGATTTTGGAGCTGAAAAAGGAGATAAAATGGCAAACAGCCAAGCGATTGCCACAGCTATATCAGCGGCAAATAGCAATGGTGGAGGTACAGTAGTGATACCAGAGGGAGAATGGTTGACCGGAAAGGTACATTTGAAAAGCAATGTCAATTTACATCTGGAAAAAGGGGCCACATTACTTTTTTCTGGCGATCCCAAAGATTATTTACCTGCTGTGCAGACGACTTGGGAGGGGATGGAATGTTTTAATTATTCTCCATTGATTTATGCTTTTGGCTGTGAAAATGTAGCCATTACAGGTGAAGGGACACTCAAAGCTGAAATGGAGACTTGGGAGAAGTGGTTTGCCCGGCCAAAGCCCCATATGGAAAGTCTTAAGCTACTTTATGAGCAAGCGGCTAAGGATGTTGCTGTAAAAGATAGGCAGTTTGTAAATGATACTGCTAATTTCCGACCCCAGTTTATTCAGTTCAATAGGTGCAAAAATGTCTTGTTGGAAGGAGTGAAAATCCGAAACAGTCCTTTTTGGGTGATCCATCCTTTTATGAGCAATAATGTGGTGATCCGAAAAGTGGATGTCTATGCCCATGGTCATAATAATGATGGTGTGGACCCTGAAATGAGCCAGAATATATTGATTGAAGACTGTGTATTTGACCAAGGAGATGATGCCATAGCTGTGAAGGCTGGAAGAAACCAAGATGCCTGGAGGCTGAATATGCCCACCAAAAATGTGGTCATCAGAAATTGCCTGGTCAAGAATGGCCATCAACTGTTGGCCATAGGAAGTGAACTTTCCGGAGGGATAGAAAATATTTATATGGAAAATTGTGAAGTCGAAGAAGGAGCAAAATTGAACCACCTGCTATTTATAAAAACCAATGAAAGAAGGGGTGGTTATGTTTCCAATATCATCATGAAAGATATTAAATCCGGAAAAATCGACCAGGGTATTTTGGGAATAGAAACTGATGTGCTATACCAATGGCGCGACTTGGTTCCTACTTATGAGCGCAGACTGACCTCCATTAGTGATGTTCAAATGACCAATATAAAAGCCAAAGACGTGCAGTTTGTTTCCCGCATATTGGCTGATGAAGAGCAGCCGGTGGAGAATGTTTTGCTCCAAAATATTCAAGTGGATTCAGTAAGGGAGGCAGAGATGGTACATGAAAATGTGCTGGGTTTTGAGTGGATCAAATGA
- a CDS encoding DUF6528 family protein, producing the protein MKRIFAGLLGACLAMACTSAKDTSSFLVCGDSKVLYVDYEQSTDDHAAIIWTWDAHQAVDLPEVYREKRFNTMDDCKIISDGKQLVVSASSGGVALLDVKERNVLFYATVPNAHSVELLPGDRLVAAASTSKTGNKIMLFDINENEKVIFEDSLYSAHGVVWHPERKTLFALGYDVLREYSMPNPNQLELEREWKIPGEGGHDLQLSEDRTGFYMTEHTGAWFFDLTSQEFGEIEGFPAAENIKSLGEHHSGQLIYTVPEKSWWTHHVLFHQPEKKVPFPDMKVYKARWFE; encoded by the coding sequence ATGAAAAGGATTTTCGCAGGTCTTTTAGGAGCCTGCTTGGCCATGGCCTGTACCAGTGCTAAAGATACCTCCAGTTTTTTGGTTTGTGGAGATAGCAAGGTCTTATATGTGGACTATGAGCAATCTACGGATGACCATGCAGCAATCATTTGGACTTGGGATGCTCATCAAGCTGTGGATCTTCCTGAGGTATACCGAGAAAAGCGTTTCAATACAATGGATGACTGCAAGATCATTTCGGATGGGAAACAGTTAGTCGTTTCAGCTTCTTCAGGAGGGGTGGCCTTATTGGATGTCAAGGAACGGAATGTATTATTTTACGCGACCGTTCCCAACGCCCACTCTGTGGAATTATTACCGGGTGACCGCCTAGTAGCGGCGGCTTCTACCAGTAAAACAGGTAATAAGATTATGCTTTTTGACATAAATGAAAACGAAAAAGTCATATTTGAAGATAGCCTTTATTCTGCTCACGGTGTAGTTTGGCATCCCGAAAGGAAAACCTTATTTGCCTTAGGTTATGATGTGCTGAGGGAATATAGCATGCCCAATCCAAATCAGTTGGAATTAGAGAGGGAGTGGAAGATACCGGGAGAAGGAGGACATGACCTTCAGCTTTCTGAGGATAGAACAGGTTTTTATATGACGGAGCATACCGGAGCTTGGTTTTTTGATTTGACCAGCCAGGAGTTTGGGGAAATAGAAGGATTTCCAGCAGCGGAAAATATCAAAAGTTTGGGAGAGCACCATTCTGGGCAGCTGATTTATACCGTGCCCGAAAAGAGCTGGTGGACTCACCATGTGCTTTTCCATCAACCGGAGAAAAAAGTGCCCTTTCCGGATATGAAAGTCTACAAAGCCAGATGGTTTGAATAA
- a CDS encoding glycoside hydrolase family protein produces the protein MMQWLLFVQYVSNLNNKVLLTIFMLFCCGVSLTAQEIHSGQSTLSIVDLGAEQFGLKLSRNGLLTVYEQHSPLAVEVVTSDTHSVYYYGAYTSMESLENGIYRCNGHLVSPNGSIFGFEDIYQKSTGNGIFEVNRTVTVKRVGKGDIGFSTQMAFQRSELSSMNDYDFFAPAIWYKENSYVSDNALAADLNENGFWFREDRMPMPVFMLYQKDNGATFSVFHKNADGETFLGEDGLPRIIDGRMKFAAMGMENSHQPLVGMVYPGTEGDRTGIWGMSSEERTALRAHPVELGYEQKYEMAFSLHHELDYPKALKNTWQKYYALSVPKLYEVDLSEVYNDQIGVLKRYWKEIKGTAGLPFRIKLNGQIESHLDYNFNMGFVGQQTGNAYLLIREGLNTEDDELLSKGEQMIKFWVDNGIMPSGIPRTWYDPYPQTWRNDYPTHMRVVGDGMSGILAAWNQERKNGRDKPEWLAACKKVADWLSTIQNKDGSFYQQYNFNTGALVNSSKNNTSNIIPFLVDLYFITGIQKYRQMVLRAGEFVFEDVYKNYKYAGGAADNPNITDKESASMALRAFLAIYDMEKQNKWLDAAQQTAHFYQTWVFSWEVPLPKNDPKMVFPNDREVTGLSQIATGNNGADTYAAIDAFNFYRLYLYSGDQQLLHFSKLLLRNTKQYMNWDDGDPIEGMAPGFLGEAVNVTIPRGHGVGFFLPWQIYNMLEPMILISDVFQIKGYDIETVESISELIKRERHQAYSDTHGLIKL, from the coding sequence ATGATGCAGTGGTTACTTTTTGTCCAATATGTCTCCAACTTAAATAATAAGGTCCTATTGACCATTTTCATGTTGTTTTGTTGTGGGGTATCTCTTACGGCTCAGGAAATTCATTCTGGCCAAAGTACGCTTTCCATTGTTGATTTGGGAGCAGAACAATTTGGTCTGAAATTAAGCAGAAATGGACTGCTTACAGTTTATGAACAGCATTCACCTTTGGCCGTGGAAGTGGTTACTTCTGATACGCATAGTGTTTATTATTATGGGGCTTATACTTCAATGGAGAGCTTAGAGAATGGGATATACCGATGCAATGGTCATCTTGTAAGTCCTAATGGATCCATATTTGGGTTTGAAGATATTTATCAAAAATCCACTGGCAATGGAATATTTGAGGTCAATAGAACTGTGACAGTAAAACGGGTTGGCAAGGGAGATATTGGTTTTTCCACCCAAATGGCCTTTCAAAGGTCTGAGCTGTCTTCCATGAATGATTATGATTTTTTTGCCCCGGCTATATGGTACAAGGAGAATAGTTACGTCTCTGATAATGCTTTGGCAGCGGATTTAAATGAAAATGGATTTTGGTTTAGGGAAGACCGGATGCCAATGCCCGTGTTTATGCTTTATCAAAAAGATAATGGAGCGACTTTTTCTGTTTTTCATAAAAATGCAGATGGAGAGACCTTCCTTGGAGAAGATGGTTTGCCCCGTATAATTGATGGTAGAATGAAGTTTGCTGCCATGGGAATGGAAAATAGTCACCAACCATTGGTCGGGATGGTCTATCCTGGTACTGAAGGTGATCGTACGGGGATTTGGGGAATGTCCAGTGAAGAAAGAACCGCGCTAAGGGCTCATCCCGTAGAATTGGGGTATGAGCAGAAATATGAGATGGCATTTAGTCTTCACCATGAATTGGATTACCCCAAAGCACTCAAAAATACCTGGCAAAAATATTATGCTTTATCCGTTCCAAAATTATATGAGGTAGATTTATCAGAGGTATATAACGATCAAATAGGAGTTTTAAAGAGATATTGGAAGGAAATAAAAGGAACAGCAGGCTTACCTTTTCGCATCAAATTGAATGGGCAAATAGAATCCCACTTGGATTATAATTTCAATATGGGGTTTGTAGGGCAGCAGACCGGAAATGCATATTTACTTATCAGAGAAGGTTTGAATACTGAGGACGATGAGCTTCTTTCCAAAGGAGAACAAATGATCAAATTTTGGGTGGATAATGGGATTATGCCTAGTGGAATTCCAAGAACTTGGTATGATCCTTATCCACAAACCTGGCGTAATGATTACCCTACTCATATGAGGGTAGTGGGAGATGGCATGTCAGGAATATTGGCTGCCTGGAACCAAGAAAGGAAAAATGGTCGGGACAAACCTGAATGGTTGGCTGCCTGTAAAAAAGTAGCCGATTGGCTTTCTACTATCCAAAATAAAGACGGTTCTTTTTACCAACAATATAATTTTAACACCGGTGCTCTCGTAAACAGCAGTAAAAACAATACGTCCAATATTATTCCCTTTTTGGTGGATCTTTATTTTATAACGGGAATCCAAAAATATCGCCAGATGGTTTTGAGGGCAGGAGAGTTTGTTTTTGAAGATGTTTACAAAAATTATAAATATGCTGGTGGTGCTGCTGACAATCCTAATATTACTGATAAAGAATCTGCCTCGATGGCGCTGAGGGCTTTTTTGGCGATTTATGATATGGAAAAACAAAATAAATGGTTGGATGCAGCCCAGCAAACAGCTCATTTTTATCAAACTTGGGTTTTTTCTTGGGAAGTGCCTCTTCCTAAGAATGATCCAAAAATGGTATTTCCCAATGATAGGGAGGTGACAGGTCTAAGTCAGATTGCAACAGGAAATAATGGGGCAGATACTTATGCCGCCATTGATGCGTTTAATTTTTATAGGTTGTATTTATATTCAGGGGATCAACAATTGCTTCATTTTTCTAAACTACTGCTTCGAAATACAAAGCAATACATGAATTGGGACGATGGTGACCCGATAGAGGGGATGGCTCCTGGTTTTTTAGGAGAAGCCGTGAACGTCACCATACCTAGAGGTCATGGAGTGGGTTTCTTTTTACCTTGGCAAATCTACAATATGCTTGAGCCGATGATCCTGATTTCGGATGTTTTTCAGATAAAAGGGTATGATATAGAAACTGTTGAATCAATTTCTGAATTGATCAAGCGTGAAAGGCATCAAGCGTACAGTGATACTCATGGTTTAATAAAATTGTAG
- a CDS encoding GDSL-type esterase/lipase family protein encodes MKNSIILFIKSKLLICLICLLGSCGTSKKTVDIQKLYPTEGIVTPYHNEWTVGHYQARIQNFKENPLDFGNIVFIGNSITEQGKNWSEKFGLAPIKNRGISGDVTDGVLARLEEIIHYRPKAVFLLIGINDLSNYHQKDESRSNIVYHTKIPSPEYIGNNIIKIAQQIHKGSPKTKIYIQTVLPNAKPDLKASINLVNSIIKENEAKEYYQVIDLHSFFVDQNGLMKSELTNDGTHLNEKGYKVWVAAEKKLVNSL; translated from the coding sequence ATGAAAAACAGTATTATCCTTTTTATAAAATCAAAACTGCTCATTTGCTTGATTTGTCTATTGGGAAGTTGTGGCACTTCCAAGAAGACCGTAGATATTCAAAAGCTATACCCTACAGAAGGAATAGTCACCCCTTATCATAATGAATGGACCGTAGGTCATTACCAAGCTCGAATCCAAAATTTCAAAGAAAATCCCCTTGATTTTGGGAACATTGTCTTTATCGGCAATAGTATTACCGAACAAGGAAAAAACTGGAGCGAAAAGTTTGGTCTGGCACCTATCAAAAACCGTGGAATTTCCGGTGATGTTACTGATGGTGTGCTGGCAAGGCTGGAGGAAATCATCCATTATAGGCCCAAAGCAGTATTTTTGCTGATTGGCATCAATGATTTGTCCAATTACCACCAGAAAGATGAATCCAGGTCCAATATCGTCTACCATACCAAAATCCCTTCTCCTGAATATATAGGCAATAATATTATCAAAATTGCCCAGCAAATTCACAAAGGCTCACCAAAAACCAAGATCTATATCCAAACCGTACTGCCCAATGCCAAGCCCGATTTAAAAGCCAGCATCAATCTGGTAAACAGCATTATAAAAGAAAATGAGGCAAAAGAATATTATCAGGTGATTGATCTTCATTCCTTTTTTGTCGATCAGAATGGATTGATGAAAAGTGAACTTACCAATGATGGCACCCACCTCAATGAAAAGGGCTATAAAGTATGGGTAGCAGCAGAAAAAAAACTAGTTAATTCACTATAA